In Zonotrichia leucophrys gambelii isolate GWCS_2022_RI chromosome 14, RI_Zleu_2.0, whole genome shotgun sequence, a single window of DNA contains:
- the HAPSTR1 gene encoding HUWE1-associated protein modifying stress responses 1, with translation MEDKKEEGEAEIQEHGPEHWFSKWERQCLAEAEQEEALAPELQDEAAAQPEHKQQKLWHLFQNSATAVAQLYKDRVCQQPGLSLWVPFQNAATAVTNLYKESVDAHQRSFDLGIQIGYQRRNKDVLAWVKKRRRTIRREDLISFLCGKVPPPRNSRAPPRLTVVSPNRATSTETSSSVETDLQPFREAIALHGLSGAMASISVRSSTPGSPTHVSSGSNASRRRNGLHDVDLNTFISEEMALHLDNGGTRKRTSAQCGDVITDSPTHKRNRMI, from the exons atggaggacaagaaggaggAGGGCGAGGCGGAGATCCAGGAGCACGGGCCCGAGCACTGGTTCAGCAAGTGGGAGCGGCAGTGCCTGGCTGAGGCCGAGCAGGAGGAGGCGCTGGCGCCGGAGCTGCAGGACGAGGCGGCGGCGCAGCCCGAACACAAGCAGCAGAAGCTCTGGCACCTCTTCCAGAATTCGGCCACCGCCGTGGCGCAGCTCTACAAGG accGGGTGTGCCAGCAGCCGGGGCTCTCCCTCTGGGTCCCCTTCCAGAACGCCGCCACTGCGGTCACCAACCTCTACAAAG AGAGTGTGGATGCCCACCAGCGGAGCTTTGATTTAGGAATCCAGATTGGCTATCAGCGCCGGAATAAGGATGTGTTAGCCTGGGTTAAAAAACGCAGAAGAACTATTCGAAGAGAAGACTTAATCAGCTTCCTTTGTGGAAAAGTCCCTCCTCCAAGAAATTCTAGAGCTCCCCCAAGACTGACTGTAGTATCCCCTAACCGAGCTACTTCAACAGAAACTAGCTCATCTGTAGAGACTGATTTGCAACCCTTCCGTGAAGCCATAGCTCTGCATG gTCTTAGTGGTGCAATGGCTAGTATAAGTGTTCGCTCGAGTACCCCAGGCTCGCCTACTCACGTGAGCAGTGGCTCCAATGCTAGTCGAAGGAGAAATGGACTCCATGATGTTGATTTGAACACTTTCATATCAGAAGAAATGGCACTCCACTTGGACAATGGTGGAACTAGAAAGCGTACCTCAGCCCAGTGTGGCGATGTCATTACAGACTCACCAACTCATAAACGCAACAGAATGATCTAA